A genome region from Coprococcus phoceensis includes the following:
- a CDS encoding endo-alpha-N-acetylgalactosaminidase family protein — protein sequence MKKFMKKLSAIMLVAAMVCTTFLSYMPSLDVLAAPKMMAHLKAGSGNANEHFGGAKPEAFVLSSQKFTGEDLSATVQLVSESKDTRFRFVTKYVDDTHWSYIAYDTGKWLYEFKNGDGSYAALSGLPEVNKDDEITISTSYKDNGLNVTVENKTINKSGSAVVANEKFNELKTESGEIGFGAGTFGEAYTEIYFSDVKAGETAYSDYSGWHVYKTLSGQVWEPSVEVPDGGDTDPENPSENGRAWIELKGGSNNGGGHSYGNANAKAPVLLLDDDKKMEESGELSLAVKPSNNWGVFYTYVNDNNWLYVGHDTSSGWYYQYNLNGSGSYPKISGLPDPVEGEELQMSISLNRETLSVTVNGVTSRVTNQALIDFSEENAGKGRFGVKTNSATTISFADVMYGKDNCMEDDWVFCADRDGQSFKKTYSKLVPLTGTVTEKGEGGLADATVRVGNKSAKTDGNGKYQFDALELGTYTMAVSKPGYQAFSGEVTIEDKKDNVKDITLELKAPLDLSKYDSISSDEMKVYIGKEFPVVARYQMLANGQEITDTYFRGNETELDEVAINGVAIKPEVEVTETKADSRTYAMHVEKDDINLDMDVKVSVKENELTWEVTKLEKAEGCADIATIDVPGLNLLTVDAVETGANFAGAKASTTTTSSGDVFIDFEDGFVPSETDGYLYGFLTNGKLSAGLYSNSEVEGDKRVIRNNGADTMSLTSAAWYYELGDANGQKNASKYDDYPVSELPCTKVAIAADANGDETIDWNDGALAFRDIMNIPYGSENIKDLVNYRIVMNFASMASNPYHTTADNIKKVYLATDGLPQAVMLKGYGNEGHDSANSEYADIAEREGGVEDFQELIKIAHDYNTEIGIHVNAQEAYPEAASFNEEMLQKPFSNGWGWLDQSQVIDKLWDLSSQARWKRFVQLYDRINGTDFYSRKWPDAVENSLGEVNATKEEIKKDAESREDNMDFIYLDVWYQDAWETRQIADEINSLGWRFSTEFSAEGEYDSTWQHWSTDAAYGGATSKGYNSDIIRFIRNDQRDSQVLNYPQFGGTADNPLLGGYRLYGFEGWGGDKDYDNYILQTFNQNLPTKFLQHYYVTDWENYEEGESPVGNHEKQITLRNDSGDEVVVTRNEEQRSDDNIERTITLNGKKVLDNVTYLLPWTDNQDGSEKLYHWNLDGGQTTWELPNGWEGLANVVMYELSDQGRINETSVAVSGNSVTLDAKAATAYVLVKGDAAGVKELANDFGEYDYVTDPGFNGYAAGEKLSADEWSGDINDDAVVVEKADTGDQRLAFNSPLDGVSVTTTIKGLTKGTDYVAEVYVENNSDAKASIEVNAGEKKVSNYTERSILNNYVKSDQKNGSKMQRMQVSFTAESETAQLTLSRGYGDGSTYMDDIRIVEKSLNNFQEDGVFKQDFETVVQGLYPFVLSSAQGISDPATHLSQLNAPYTQAGWNGRVIDDVIDGNWSLKHHDGNTGIIYQTIPQNFRFEPGKAYTVEFDYQSGPDKAYAMVVGDGTTYTTPSDDEYLAQARGEDEKKHVKMQVVGSGSGQTWIGLYENGSKAGTGSMGQRDFVLDNLVITEEKDATSVTLESTELYKGETAKIYGNNLDQITWETSNDKVAVVDKEAGVVKALAAGTATLTATLSKDEKITFEITVTDGVVTEIPREEFDGITSSANTEQSSGEPAGSGVASAATDGDSSTYWHSQWSGFTVSKENPAILTVDLGKEMSIGGFKFQQRPGTNNGIVYKYHYEAFDAAGEKVASSDTISVDNAQRAGGQWITSLFENVANVKTIKIYVEEGKGNFAAIAEVVPLRIQKVADSATLDDVTIKVGEKVRLEAKHDEDTILTGIVWSSSDKEVVKVNQNGVVTGLKTGTATITIKNAIGKLASCTVTVTKDEVILDKEDLQKAIDKAETLDLDKYKDGVEKDAFKAALSQAKDVLANAKTQDEIDKATSELNAAINALKEVEKPVEPSADKSKLEKFYKDCLAYYKETNHSKENWQKYQTVLAYVKAVLENENATQDEVDNALKVLVEITGILNKELEDAGKEPTTPPTPTTPNGEGNNGGNGNVTTGDMTTWGMTAVVMLLAVGAVVVVIRRKRETR from the coding sequence ATGAAAAAGTTTATGAAAAAACTTTCGGCAATTATGTTAGTTGCTGCCATGGTGTGTACGACATTTTTGAGTTATATGCCATCGTTAGATGTATTGGCAGCTCCGAAGATGATGGCACATCTGAAAGCCGGAAGTGGGAATGCAAACGAGCACTTTGGCGGTGCAAAGCCGGAGGCATTTGTCTTATCCAGCCAAAAGTTTACGGGAGAGGATTTAAGTGCTACGGTTCAGCTTGTAAGTGAGAGTAAAGACACGAGGTTTCGTTTTGTAACGAAATATGTGGATGATACTCATTGGAGTTATATCGCTTACGATACAGGAAAATGGCTTTATGAATTTAAAAATGGAGATGGGTCTTATGCAGCGTTATCAGGATTGCCAGAAGTCAACAAAGATGATGAGATTACGATTTCAACATCTTATAAGGACAATGGCTTGAATGTGACAGTTGAAAATAAGACAATAAACAAAAGTGGTTCAGCAGTTGTAGCTAATGAAAAATTTAATGAGCTGAAAACAGAATCAGGAGAGATTGGATTTGGTGCAGGTACTTTTGGAGAAGCTTACACAGAAATTTATTTCTCAGATGTAAAAGCTGGTGAGACAGCTTATAGCGACTACAGTGGCTGGCATGTATACAAGACTCTTTCAGGACAGGTTTGGGAACCATCTGTGGAAGTACCGGATGGAGGAGACACAGATCCGGAAAATCCTTCTGAAAACGGAAGAGCTTGGATTGAGTTAAAGGGTGGAAGCAACAATGGTGGTGGACACTCCTATGGCAATGCAAATGCAAAAGCGCCAGTACTGCTTCTTGATGATGACAAGAAGATGGAAGAGTCAGGAGAACTTTCTCTTGCTGTGAAGCCAAGCAATAACTGGGGTGTATTTTATACTTATGTGAATGACAATAACTGGTTATATGTAGGTCATGATACGAGCAGTGGCTGGTACTATCAGTATAACTTGAATGGAAGTGGATCTTATCCGAAAATCTCAGGACTTCCGGATCCGGTTGAAGGGGAAGAACTTCAGATGTCTATCTCATTGAACAGAGAGACATTGTCTGTGACAGTAAACGGAGTAACTTCGCGTGTGACAAATCAGGCATTGATCGATTTCAGTGAGGAGAATGCAGGTAAAGGCCGTTTCGGTGTGAAAACAAACAGTGCAACAACGATTTCTTTTGCGGATGTGATGTACGGAAAAGATAACTGTATGGAAGATGACTGGGTATTTTGTGCAGACCGTGACGGACAGTCGTTTAAAAAGACATATTCAAAACTTGTGCCGCTTACAGGTACAGTTACGGAAAAAGGAGAAGGCGGATTGGCAGATGCGACAGTTCGCGTTGGAAACAAGTCTGCAAAAACAGATGGAAATGGTAAATATCAGTTTGATGCGTTGGAACTTGGGACCTATACTATGGCTGTTTCCAAACCGGGATATCAGGCATTCTCAGGTGAAGTGACAATTGAAGATAAAAAAGATAATGTCAAAGATATAACACTGGAATTAAAAGCTCCATTGGATTTGTCAAAATACGATTCTATTTCATCTGATGAAATGAAAGTATATATCGGAAAAGAATTTCCGGTTGTGGCAAGATACCAGATGCTTGCGAATGGACAGGAGATTACAGATACATATTTCCGCGGAAATGAAACAGAACTTGATGAAGTTGCAATCAATGGTGTCGCTATAAAACCGGAAGTGGAAGTGACAGAGACAAAAGCAGACTCAAGAACATATGCAATGCATGTGGAGAAAGATGACATCAATCTGGATATGGATGTCAAAGTCAGTGTAAAAGAAAATGAACTGACATGGGAAGTAACAAAATTAGAAAAAGCAGAAGGTTGTGCAGATATTGCAACAATCGATGTTCCTGGATTGAACCTTCTGACTGTGGATGCAGTGGAGACAGGAGCCAATTTCGCAGGAGCAAAGGCTTCGACAACAACAACATCTTCCGGAGATGTATTTATTGATTTTGAAGATGGATTTGTACCATCTGAGACAGACGGATACCTGTATGGATTCCTGACAAATGGGAAATTAAGCGCAGGTCTTTACAGCAATTCCGAGGTGGAAGGAGACAAACGTGTCATTCGCAATAATGGGGCGGATACAATGAGTCTCACAAGTGCTGCATGGTACTACGAGTTGGGAGATGCAAACGGACAGAAGAATGCTTCAAAGTATGATGATTATCCGGTGAGTGAACTTCCATGTACAAAAGTGGCAATCGCAGCAGATGCAAATGGCGATGAGACAATCGACTGGAATGACGGTGCGCTTGCATTCCGTGATATTATGAACATTCCATACGGTTCTGAAAATATCAAAGATTTAGTAAACTATCGTATTGTTATGAACTTTGCAAGTATGGCATCAAATCCATACCATACAACAGCAGACAACATTAAAAAAGTGTATCTTGCAACAGATGGTCTTCCACAGGCGGTTATGCTCAAAGGATACGGTAACGAAGGACATGACTCTGCAAACTCTGAGTATGCTGATATTGCAGAAAGAGAAGGAGGAGTAGAAGATTTCCAGGAATTGATTAAGATTGCACATGACTATAACACAGAGATTGGTATTCACGTCAATGCACAGGAAGCTTATCCGGAAGCGGCATCTTTCAATGAAGAGATGCTTCAGAAACCATTTTCAAACGGATGGGGATGGCTTGACCAGTCACAGGTTATCGACAAACTTTGGGATTTGTCAAGTCAGGCAAGATGGAAACGTTTTGTACAGCTGTATGACAGAATCAACGGAACGGATTTCTATAGCAGAAAATGGCCGGATGCAGTTGAAAATTCTTTGGGTGAAGTAAACGCTACAAAAGAAGAAATCAAAAAAGATGCAGAATCCCGTGAAGATAATATGGATTTCATTTATCTTGACGTATGGTATCAGGATGCATGGGAGACAAGACAGATTGCGGATGAGATCAATTCTTTGGGATGGAGATTCTCTACAGAGTTCAGTGCGGAGGGTGAATATGACTCTACATGGCAGCACTGGTCTACAGATGCCGCATATGGCGGGGCAACATCAAAAGGATATAACAGTGATATTATCCGTTTCATCAGAAATGACCAGAGAGATTCTCAGGTATTGAACTATCCACAGTTCGGTGGAACAGCAGACAATCCGTTACTTGGAGGATACCGTCTGTACGGATTTGAAGGATGGGGTGGAGACAAAGATTATGACAACTACATTCTTCAGACATTCAATCAGAACTTACCTACAAAATTCTTACAGCACTACTATGTGACAGATTGGGAGAATTATGAAGAGGGAGAGTCTCCGGTTGGAAACCATGAAAAACAAATCACATTGAGAAATGACAGCGGTGATGAAGTTGTTGTCACAAGAAACGAAGAACAGCGCAGCGATGATAACATTGAGCGCACAATTACATTAAATGGGAAGAAAGTATTAGATAATGTCACATATCTGCTTCCATGGACAGATAATCAGGATGGCAGTGAAAAACTGTATCACTGGAATCTGGACGGTGGACAGACAACATGGGAACTTCCAAATGGATGGGAAGGTCTTGCGAATGTTGTGATGTATGAACTTTCTGATCAGGGTCGTATCAACGAGACAAGTGTTGCTGTGTCTGGAAATTCAGTGACATTAGATGCAAAGGCTGCTACAGCCTATGTGTTGGTGAAAGGTGATGCGGCAGGCGTAAAAGAACTTGCAAATGACTTTGGTGAGTATGACTATGTGACAGATCCGGGATTCAACGGATATGCCGCAGGGGAAAAACTATCTGCAGATGAATGGTCTGGCGATATCAACGATGATGCAGTTGTAGTAGAAAAAGCAGATACAGGAGATCAAAGACTTGCATTCAACAGTCCTCTTGACGGTGTGTCAGTGACAACTACAATCAAAGGTTTGACAAAAGGAACAGACTACGTAGCAGAAGTTTATGTGGAAAACAATAGTGATGCAAAAGCTTCTATTGAAGTGAATGCAGGAGAAAAGAAAGTTTCTAATTATACAGAGCGTTCGATTCTCAATAACTACGTAAAGAGTGACCAGAAAAACGGAAGCAAGATGCAGCGTATGCAGGTTTCATTTACAGCAGAGAGTGAGACTGCACAGCTAACACTTTCAAGAGGCTACGGCGATGGTTCTACTTATATGGACGATATCCGTATCGTTGAGAAATCTTTGAATAACTTCCAGGAAGATGGTGTGTTCAAACAAGATTTCGAGACAGTAGTACAGGGCTTGTATCCATTTGTGTTAAGCTCTGCACAGGGTATTTCTGACCCGGCTACACATTTATCGCAGCTGAACGCACCATATACACAGGCTGGATGGAATGGAAGAGTCATCGATGATGTTATCGATGGAAACTGGTCATTAAAGCATCACGATGGAAATACAGGAATTATTTATCAGACAATTCCTCAAAACTTCCGTTTTGAACCTGGGAAAGCGTATACAGTAGAGTTTGACTACCAGTCAGGACCGGATAAAGCGTATGCGATGGTAGTTGGTGATGGAACAACTTACACTACTCCTTCAGATGATGAGTATCTGGCTCAGGCACGTGGTGAAGATGAGAAAAAACATGTAAAAATGCAGGTAGTTGGTTCGGGAAGCGGACAGACATGGATTGGTCTGTACGAAAACGGAAGCAAAGCCGGAACAGGAAGCATGGGACAAAGAGACTTCGTTCTCGACAATCTTGTGATCACAGAGGAGAAAGATGCAACATCTGTGACATTGGAATCTACAGAGCTTTACAAAGGTGAAACTGCAAAAATTTATGGAAATAATCTGGATCAGATTACATGGGAAACAAGCAATGATAAAGTTGCAGTAGTGGACAAAGAAGCAGGAGTTGTAAAAGCACTTGCAGCAGGAACAGCAACTTTGACAGCGACGCTTTCAAAAGATGAGAAGATTACATTTGAGATCACGGTTACAGACGGTGTAGTGACAGAGATTCCAAGAGAGGAATTTGATGGAATCACATCTTCTGCAAACACAGAACAATCCTCCGGAGAACCGGCAGGAAGCGGTGTTGCATCAGCAGCAACAGACGGTGACTCTTCCACATACTGGCATTCACAGTGGAGTGGATTTACTGTGAGCAAAGAAAATCCTGCAATTCTCACAGTCGATCTTGGAAAAGAAATGTCAATTGGAGGATTCAAATTCCAGCAGAGACCGGGAACGAATAATGGTATTGTTTACAAATATCACTATGAAGCCTTTGATGCAGCAGGAGAGAAAGTTGCTTCCAGCGATACAATTTCTGTTGATAATGCGCAGAGAGCAGGTGGACAGTGGATTACATCTCTGTTTGAAAATGTAGCAAATGTAAAAACAATTAAGATTTATGTAGAAGAAGGAAAAGGAAACTTTGCGGCAATCGCAGAAGTAGTTCCGCTTCGCATACAGAAGGTTGCAGATTCGGCGACATTAGATGATGTTACAATAAAAGTCGGTGAAAAAGTCAGATTGGAAGCTAAACACGATGAGGACACCATTTTGACAGGAATCGTATGGAGTTCTTCTGATAAAGAAGTTGTAAAGGTAAATCAGAATGGAGTCGTAACAGGTTTGAAAACCGGAACAGCGACTATCACGATTAAAAATGCGATCGGGAAACTGGCATCATGTACAGTGACAGTAACAAAAGACGAAGTGATACTGGATAAAGAGGATCTGCAAAAGGCGATTGACAAAGCAGAAACATTAGACTTGGATAAGTACAAAGACGGTGTGGAAAAAGATGCATTTAAGGCAGCTTTAAGTCAAGCGAAAGACGTTTTGGCGAATGCTAAGACACAAGATGAGATTGACAAAGCGACAAGCGAATTAAATGCAGCGATAAATGCATTAAAAGAGGTGGAAAAACCAGTAGAGCCATCTGCAGATAAATCAAAATTAGAGAAATTCTACAAAGACTGTCTTGCTTACTACAAAGAGACAAATCATTCAAAAGAAAACTGGCAGAAATATCAGACAGTACTTGCTTATGTGAAAGCAGTACTTGAGAATGAAAATGCAACACAGGACGAAGTTGACAATGCATTGAAAGTATTAGTTGAGATTACAGGTATTTTGAACAAAGAGCTGGAAGATGCAGGCAAAGAGCCGACAACACCGCCAACACCAACAACGCCTAACGGAGAAGGAAATAATGGTGGAAATGGCAATGTGACAACTGGAGATATGACAACATGGGGAATGACAGCAGTTGTAATGTTATTGGCAGTCGGCGCGGTAGTAGTTGTAATAAGAAGAAAAAGAGAAACAAGATAA
- the rplI gene encoding 50S ribosomal protein L9 — protein sequence MKVILLEDVKALGKKGQIVNVNDGYARNFILPKKLGVEANNKNLNDLKLKKANDEKIAQEQLEEAQELGKKIEAGKVELAIKVGEGGRTFGSVSTKEIAAAVKEQMGYDIDKKKIQLKEAIKTLGTHNVPVKLHTKVTAELKVVVKEA from the coding sequence ATGAAAGTAATTTTGTTAGAAGATGTAAAAGCGCTTGGTAAAAAAGGACAGATTGTGAATGTGAATGACGGATATGCAAGGAATTTTATTTTACCTAAAAAATTGGGAGTGGAAGCAAACAACAAAAATCTGAATGATCTGAAACTGAAAAAGGCAAATGATGAAAAGATTGCACAGGAACAGCTGGAAGAAGCGCAGGAACTTGGAAAGAAGATTGAGGCAGGAAAAGTGGAGCTTGCAATTAAAGTAGGAGAAGGCGGAAGAACATTTGGCTCGGTGTCTACAAAAGAAATTGCAGCAGCTGTAAAAGAGCAGATGGGATATGATATTGATAAGAAAAAGATACAGTTAAAAGAAGCGATCAAGACGCTTGGAACACACAATGTACCTGTAAAACTTCACACGAAAGTAACAGCAGAATTAAAAGTGGTTGTGAAGGAAGCGTAG
- the dnaB gene encoding replicative DNA helicase translates to MEEALIKRVLPHSIEAEQAVIGAMLMDKEAILTSSEIISGEDFYQSAYGILFETIVELFNEGKPVDLITLQNRLREKDVPAEVSSLEFARDLLSAVQTSANVKYYAEIVSEKAMLRRLIKLNEEIANICYLGKEPLEAVLETTEKKVFELVQRRNTGDYVPIKDVVLSALEKIEKASKTNGSVTGIPTGFLDLDYKMSGLQPSDLILVAARPSMGKTAFVLNIAQNVAFKENKTTAIFSLEMSKEQLVNRLFSLESQVDSQSLRTGNLKDSDWEKLIESAGIIGKSNLIIDDTPGISISELRSKCRKYKLEHNLELIIIDYLQLMTGRVGGRSESRQQEISDISRSLKGLARELNVPVIALSQLSRAVEQRPEHRPMLSDLRESGAIEQDADVVMFIYRDDYYNKDTELKNVAEIIIAKQRNGSIGTVNLTWLPNYTKFANYLKQD, encoded by the coding sequence ATGGAAGAAGCACTCATAAAACGAGTTCTCCCACACAGCATTGAGGCGGAGCAGGCAGTTATCGGAGCTATGCTGATGGACAAAGAAGCAATCTTGACCTCGTCAGAGATTATCAGCGGTGAGGATTTCTATCAGTCAGCTTATGGAATTCTGTTTGAGACTATAGTGGAATTGTTCAATGAAGGAAAACCGGTTGATCTGATCACATTGCAGAATCGTCTGCGGGAAAAGGATGTCCCGGCAGAGGTCAGCAGTCTGGAATTTGCAAGGGATCTGTTAAGCGCGGTACAGACATCTGCGAATGTAAAATATTACGCAGAGATTGTATCAGAGAAAGCGATGCTGCGTCGACTGATTAAGTTAAATGAAGAGATTGCCAATATCTGTTATCTTGGAAAAGAGCCGTTGGAGGCGGTGCTTGAGACAACGGAAAAGAAAGTATTTGAACTTGTTCAGCGGAGAAATACCGGAGACTATGTGCCGATAAAAGATGTTGTGCTGAGCGCGCTGGAAAAGATTGAGAAGGCATCGAAAACGAATGGAAGTGTCACCGGAATCCCGACAGGTTTTTTGGATCTGGATTATAAGATGTCAGGACTTCAGCCTTCTGATTTGATTCTTGTGGCGGCGAGACCGTCCATGGGAAAGACGGCGTTTGTGTTGAATATTGCGCAGAATGTGGCGTTTAAAGAAAATAAAACAACTGCTATTTTTAGTTTGGAGATGTCAAAAGAGCAGTTGGTAAACCGTCTGTTTTCTTTGGAGTCGCAGGTAGATTCTCAGTCGCTTCGTACAGGTAATTTGAAGGATTCGGATTGGGAAAAGCTGATTGAAAGTGCGGGAATTATCGGGAAGTCCAATCTGATCATCGATGATACACCGGGTATTTCGATTTCGGAACTGCGTTCAAAATGTAGAAAGTACAAGCTGGAACATAATTTGGAATTGATTATTATCGACTATTTGCAGTTGATGACAGGGCGTGTCGGAGGAAGAAGTGAGTCCAGACAGCAGGAAATTTCGGATATTTCGAGATCGTTAAAAGGTCTGGCGAGAGAGCTGAATGTGCCGGTGATCGCATTGTCGCAGTTGAGCCGTGCGGTAGAACAAAGACCGGAGCACAGACCGATGCTTTCGGATTTACGTGAATCAGGGGCAATCGAGCAGGATGCCGATGTGGTAATGTTTATTTACCGTGATGACTATTACAATAAAGATACAGAATTGAAAAATGTAGCAGAGATTATTATTGCAAAACAGAGAAATGGTTCGATTGGAACAGTCAATTTGACATGGCTGCCGAACTATACAAAGTTTGCAAATTATCTGAAACAGGATTGA
- a CDS encoding DHH family phosphoesterase, which produces MKKDVHLKGMLRLYMQWPAVMSILLIAMNLWIYSVDKRAGVIMSLFVAVYIVIVGVLYFYNKSIIFSDLVDFAAQYGSVQNVLLKELQFPYAILLEDGQIIWNNTCFSEVFGSEAKTGTYLSKYIQELNRSVFPKEKDKPIEKEVSYNGRDYRAILSKVPVQDLQEAENILQMRKGREYFVTVTLSDVTEMNEYIRANEEQKLVAGLIYIDNYDEVMESVEEVRQSLLVALIDRKINQYMSVNDGIVKKLEKDKYFFVIKKSYYKEMEKNKFAVLDEAKSVNIGNTMPATLSIGIGIATDTYAQSYNYARVAIDLALARGGDQAVVKSNSGITYFGGKREQTSKNTRVKARVKAEALREFITAKDQVIVMGHKIADVDSFGAAVGIYRAALTMEKKAYIVLNDITSSVRPLYQSFCESPLYPDDMFIRSEDVDEIINDSTVAVVVDTNKPEMTECPDLLKMTKTIVVFDHHRQSSNMIENTVLSYIEPYASSSCEMVSEVLQYITDDVRITNVEANSMYAGIVIDTNNFMNRTGVRTFEAAAFLRRCGADITYVRKIFRDNMESYRAKAEIVSSAEVFCDEYAIARYENAEIDSPTIIGAQAANELLNIDGIKASFVLTKYNGKIYVSARAIDEVNVQIIMERVGGGGHMNTAGAQFQHTNMEEAIETLKETIYTMKEEGDI; this is translated from the coding sequence ATGAAAAAAGACGTACATTTGAAAGGAATGCTGAGGCTGTATATGCAGTGGCCGGCAGTGATGTCAATTTTATTGATTGCAATGAACCTGTGGATATATTCTGTGGACAAACGTGCAGGGGTAATTATGAGTTTGTTTGTTGCGGTGTATATTGTAATAGTCGGGGTGTTATATTTCTATAATAAGTCGATTATTTTTTCAGATCTGGTTGATTTTGCGGCGCAATATGGATCGGTACAGAATGTATTGTTAAAGGAATTGCAGTTTCCGTATGCCATTCTTTTGGAAGATGGACAGATTATATGGAATAATACCTGTTTTTCAGAAGTGTTTGGGAGCGAAGCGAAGACGGGAACCTATCTTAGCAAATACATTCAGGAGCTGAATCGAAGCGTATTTCCAAAAGAGAAAGACAAGCCAATTGAAAAAGAAGTAAGCTATAATGGAAGAGATTACCGTGCGATTCTGTCTAAAGTACCTGTGCAAGATTTGCAGGAGGCAGAGAATATCTTACAGATGAGAAAAGGCAGAGAATATTTTGTGACAGTTACTTTGAGTGATGTTACAGAGATGAACGAGTATATTCGTGCAAATGAAGAGCAGAAGCTTGTTGCAGGGTTAATTTACATCGATAACTATGATGAAGTTATGGAAAGTGTTGAGGAAGTTCGACAGTCTCTTTTGGTTGCGTTGATTGACAGAAAGATCAATCAATATATGTCAGTCAATGACGGTATTGTGAAAAAGCTTGAAAAAGATAAATACTTTTTCGTGATCAAAAAGTCCTATTATAAAGAGATGGAGAAGAATAAGTTCGCGGTGCTTGATGAGGCGAAAAGTGTTAATATCGGGAATACAATGCCAGCCACACTGAGTATCGGTATAGGGATTGCAACAGATACATACGCGCAAAGTTATAACTATGCCCGTGTGGCGATTGACCTGGCACTTGCCCGCGGCGGAGATCAGGCGGTTGTGAAGAGCAACAGTGGAATTACTTATTTTGGTGGTAAGAGAGAACAGACATCGAAGAACACAAGGGTTAAAGCCAGAGTCAAGGCTGAGGCTCTTCGGGAGTTTATCACGGCGAAAGACCAGGTTATTGTCATGGGACATAAGATTGCAGATGTGGATTCATTTGGCGCGGCAGTTGGAATTTACCGTGCAGCGTTGACGATGGAAAAGAAGGCTTACATTGTGCTGAATGATATTACATCTTCCGTTCGTCCGCTGTATCAGTCGTTTTGTGAAAGTCCACTGTATCCGGACGATATGTTTATCAGATCGGAGGATGTGGATGAGATCATTAATGACAGTACGGTGGCGGTTGTTGTTGATACGAATAAGCCGGAGATGACGGAATGTCCGGATCTGCTTAAGATGACAAAGACAATCGTGGTGTTTGACCACCACAGGCAGAGCAGCAATATGATTGAGAACACGGTGCTTTCCTACATTGAACCTTATGCGTCATCTTCGTGTGAGATGGTATCAGAAGTATTGCAGTATATTACAGATGATGTGAGAATTACAAATGTGGAAGCAAACAGTATGTATGCCGGAATTGTGATCGACACGAACAATTTTATGAACCGTACAGGAGTGAGAACATTTGAGGCGGCCGCATTTTTGAGAAGATGCGGAGCGGATATTACCTATGTGCGGAAGATTTTCCGTGATAATATGGAATCTTACCGTGCAAAAGCGGAGATTGTAAGTAGTGCAGAGGTGTTCTGTGATGAGTATGCAATCGCAAGATATGAGAATGCGGAAATAGACAGTCCAACGATCATCGGTGCACAGGCGGCGAATGAACTTCTGAACATTGATGGAATTAAAGCGTCGTTTGTATTGACCAAGTATAACGGAAAAATCTATGTCAGTGCGCGTGCGATTGATGAAGTGAATGTTCAGATTATCATGGAACGTGTCGGCGGAGGCGGACATATGAATACTGCCGGAGCCCAATTCCAGCACACCAATATGGAAGAGGCAATTGAGACGTTGAAAGAGACGATCTATACAATGAAAGAAGAAGGAGATATTTAG